The Planococcus halocryophilus nucleotide sequence TAAGATTTTCAAGCTGATTTCTCGGCTACTTGTCATTTTTTCTATCTTTTCTCGTTGGCTAGCATTTCGCCAATCGAGAATCGACAGCGACACGTAGTTTTTCCCAGGAAATTGATCATCTAATGCACAAACCAAATTTAACAAAGTATTGCCTGTTGAAATTTCATCGTCAATTAGCACAATGGTTTCAGCTTCTTCAAGCATTCCTGAAGGTGCATATACTTTATGGGAAGTTGCGTGGGAATGTTCTTCTTCAAAGACAAAAGATGGGGTCATGCCAACAATTTCTTCACGAGTTGTATGAAGATAAGCTGCTTTTTCAAAATGCTGAAAAACCGAATGACCAAGGCCTGTCGCAGTTTCAGCCATTCCGATAAAAACCGTTTTCTGCGGTAACGCTTTTTTGAATTCGAGTGATTCGATGCTTAGTTCACGATTGGCTTTACCTGTTTCAATCATTCCCACAAGATGAGCTGTATTAGAATACCCTTTAAGACCTGCTCTTTCCATTAACAAAGAAGCTAGTAACGTTCCTGTTCCAAGGGCTACGGAAGGATTTACAGCTAAATGTTTGGCAATCAGCTTACTGACAAATAAAAACTGACGCTTTTTATTGACACGTAAAGCTACAGAAAAAAGCGATTCTGGGGAAAGCCCAGGATAAGCATCTGTAACTGAAATATGAATATTTAAGTTATCCCATAATTTAGTATTGATTTGATAATTGGTTCGCCCGGAGATGATTGAGGACGTCGATTGGTTGATAGTTTTCATTCAGCACCCCATAGACTTCCGCTTGAGCAATTACTTTTTTTGCCCAGCTCAAATGCGGTTTTACTTCGTTCATTTTGTTACGTTTAGGACTTTGTAAAACACCATTTCTCCCCTTACTTTCATTGAGGATTAATTTGGCGTCTTCATAAGCTTCGAAAGATATGATGTGTCCGGCATTAACGATTGGAATTTGAGAAGGATGAATGCATGTTTTCCCTTTAAACCCGTTTAATATATCCAATTGGACTTCTTCCCAAAGGGTTTGTTCTGGTTTTGAAGAAAGCCAAAGCCTTTCTCCGACCGAAAAATGTTCATAGACAGGACC carries:
- a CDS encoding phosphoribosyltransferase domain-containing protein gives rise to the protein MKTINQSTSSIISGRTNYQINTKLWDNLNIHISVTDAYPGLSPESLFSVALRVNKKRQFLFVSKLIAKHLAVNPSVALGTGTLLASLLMERAGLKGYSNTAHLVGMIETGKANRELSIESLEFKKALPQKTVFIGMAETATGLGHSVFQHFEKAAYLHTTREEIVGMTPSFVFEEEHSHATSHKVYAPSGMLEEAETIVLIDDEISTGNTLLNLVCALDDQFPGKNYVSLSILDWRNASQREKIEKMTSSREISLKILSLMSGDFELVHSRAPEEPTDTLLNGTGQRVPTIQISENKLSVVSKTKQQYISHTGRFGLTSKEHDEITNWAETAAAQVAKKSDKALVIGVGENMYLPIRFALALGGNSLVQTTTRSPIFAAKTTGYPIQEKAKFDLPDAEEISQFIYNLNELDIDRIYLLAESVIDSSEWQPLLAYLEEKAPVEWISLTTTKRSEEIE